The genomic DNA CGAGATATTCCCCAACATTTAACAGATTTAAAAAATAACCAAATTCGCCCCATTGATTTAGTAGTAGTCAATCTTTATCCCTTTGAGGAAACTATTGCTAAACCTGGAGTGACGTTATCTGAGGCTGTGGAACAAATTGATATCGGTGGACCGGCGATGTTACGGGCTGCATCGAAAAATTTTGCCCATCTGACGGTATTATGTGACCCAGCACAGTATGAAGAATATTTGCAGGAATTGCGGCAAAATCAAGGCACTGCATCTCTAGAGTTTCGCCAAAAATGTGCTTTAAAAGGTTTTTCTCATACGGCTAGTTATGATCAAGCGATCGCAGCTTATCTTAGCCAATCATCTCAGGAATACAGTATTTCTGGGCAGCAATTGCAATCTCTGCGTTACGGCGAAAACCCCCATCAAGCTGCGGCTTGGTATCAAACCGGGACTACTCCCACGGGTTGGGCTGCGGCGACAAAATTACAAGGTAAGGAACTGAGTTATAACAACTTAGTGGATTTAGAAGCCGCCCGCCGCATTATTGCTGAGTTTACTGATACTCCCGCCGCTACGGTGATTAAACACACGAATCCCTGTGGTGTAGCCGTGGGAAGCACTCTTGTGGAAGCATATCAAAAAGCTTTTAATGCTGATTCGGTTTCGGCTTTTGGGGGAATTGTGGCACTTAATCGCCCCATTGATGCGGCGACAGCGAATGAGTTAACGAAGACATTTTTAGAATGTGTGGTTGCGCCGAGTTGTGAACCAGAAGCCCAAGAAATTTTGGCGGCGAAATCTAAACTGCGGATTTTGACATTAGCTGATTTGAGTAGTGGTCCCCAGGATACCGTGAAAGCGATCGCAGGTGGTTTTTTAGTCCAAGCTGCTGATGATGCCATAGCTGATTCTAGTAAATGGGAAGTAGTCACCGAACGTCAACCCACCGCTGACGAGTTAGCCGAATTACTGTTTGCTTGGAAGGTCTGTAAACACGTTAAATCTAATGCCATTGTCATTACAAGCGATCGCACTACACTAGGCGTGGGTGCTGGTCAAATGAATCGCGTTGGTTCAGTTAAAATAGCCTTAGAACAAGCTGGCGCAAAAGCCCAAGGCGCAATTCTCGCCAGTGATGGATTTTTCCCCTTCGATGATTCTGTGAAAACAGCCGCAGCAGCCGGAATTACTGCCATTGTCCAACCAGGCGGCAGTTTGCGCGATCAAGATTCCATCAAGGCTGCAAATGAACTGGGTTTAGTCATGGTGTTAACTGGTGTCCGCCACTTCTTACATTAAGTCTCTGTGGAGGTCAGCTTGTGCCAGTTCCTAAACTGTCACATATTACACTTGTCTTTTTAGCAAGCAGCAGTATTATCTAGTTGTGTGTGAGGAGCAAGTTAAAAATAAAAAGCGTTTGGGGTGGAAACACGGCAACACTCCCAGACGCTTTTTAATTTGTTTCATTTGTAATTCTGAATTTCAACTCATGGCAAACGTCTATCTAGCAGCTTAATTGGAACTGGCTGGATAGCTTGAGTGAGTTCGGCATTAATCACTGAATTGATTTAAGATTTACTTTCAAGCGGGTTCGCAATGTATTTGAATGCTGGTTCGGAATTCCAAGGGCCACGCTCATCTTTACCGTTGCCATTTGTAGATAGATTGTAATAAAGATCAACCGTTTCATCAGGCTGAATATTACCAAAGAATGGATCGGTCAATTTACCCAATGAATCGAGAGCTTTCATAAACATTTGAGTATGAGAAATTTCTCGTGTTAATAGATGAACCAAAGTATTTTTAGTGCCTTCATCTGTCGCTAGCTTAATCAGTGATTCGTAAGTCTGACGTGCGCCAGCTTCAGCTGCAATATTAGCTCTCAAATCCCGGACGACATCTCCACCTTCGTTCAAATAACTTGCCGTCCAAGCACTTCCTTGACTATCTAGAAAGTGCGGCCCCATACCTCTGACTGCAAACAGAGTGCTTTTGTATGCCTCTGTTTGATCCACATTTTTGGTATGACCTTCAATTAATTTACCAACCATTTCTAAGTGACCGAATTCCTCGATAGCAATGTCTTGGAGCATATCTCGAATTCCAGCATTTTCCACATGAAATGATTGTACCCAATATTGCAAAGCTGCTGAAAGTTCTCCCGTTGCTCCCCCAAACTGCTCAAGCAGTAATTGAGCAAAACGAGGGTTAGGTTCAGCAATATTTACAGCGTGAATAGGGTCTTTTTTGTGGTAAAACATAATGTACCTATTAAAGAGTTTTTAATGCAAAATAATAGTTGAGTATGATAAAATAGGGTGACTATTATAATATCTCTACCTCAAAAATTAAAAAGCGCTGGAGATACTACTCGACAGTAGTATCGGTGCGTTGAATTAAAGAAATTAACATTTAGCCTGAGAGAACGTCGCAATTCCCGTGAGTTATATCCTTGATATCAACCTAACTAAATTAGTGTGTGAGAAGATTTAGCAGGCGCGTTCCTCATCTATTAATCAGCTATTTGCTAATTCAAATTAGACGCTACGGCGACTGGTAAACAGTCCCCACAGATAAATAGCAATGATTGAGCCAATAACGGCGACAAACAGACCAGGAATACTTAAACTAGCAGCCGTTAATTGCAGCGTTCCCGTTTGTAGGAGAGTAAATACACTACCTCCGACAAACGCACCAATAATACCTAAAATCATTGTTGAGAGAATACCACCACCTTGAGAACCGGGATAAATTGCTTTACCGATTGCACCAGCTAAAAGTCCTAAGATTGCCCAAGCAATAAGATTCATAATTTTCCTCTAAAATCTCAACTGTGTTTATCATAGCAATTGTTATTTACAATTGATTCAGCCAGAGGAAATAGTTATTAAAATCAAAAGGTAGAGAAATACTTATATGAGGTTATACTACCTGAAGTTAATCAGGATAATTGGTAATAGTTGATCAGCATAATTACCAATTACCAATTTTGTTGAGCAATCAGATTTAAAAATTAGCTGCAATTTTAGCTCAAATTGCCCGCGAAAATTGTTTATCTCTGGTTTGATTATAATTATCAAATATGACAGCGATATTTCTCACCAGTAACCTACCGATATCTGTAATCTCTATTTGCTTGGTTGATATTTTGACGAGTTCATCGGCTGCTAGTGTTTCTAATGCCTTTAACTCATGGCTAAAATACTCATCGAAGCTGATGTGATATTTATCGGCAATATCTTGCTTATTCAGATGAAAATGAGACATAATGCACATGATCACATCTCGTCTAATTATGTCATCTTGACTAAGTTTAATTCCTTTACTAATGGGTAAAATATCTGCGGATATCGCGCGATAATAATCCTTTAATTGCTTGTGGTTCTGCACATAAGCATCATTAAGCATACTGATTGATGTGGCACCAAAGCCTAAGAGTTCTGTTCCGGCGTGGGTGGTGTATCCCTGAAAGTTGCGCTGGAGGGTGTGATTTTGTTGTGCGATCGCTAATTCATCATGATCTTTGGCAAAATGATCCATGCCAATAAATAGATACTTATTACTCGTCAGTTCCTCAATAGTCATCTTAAGAATTTCTAACTTTTCCTGTGGTTGAGGCAATGCTTCTTGAGGAATATTTTTTTGCGCTGGCTTCATCCACGGGACATAGGCGAAGTTAAACACAACAATGCGGTTAGGATCTAATTCAATCGTCTTTTTGACTGTTTCTTGAAATGTCTGGAGAGTTTGATGAGGTAAACCATAAATTAGGTCTACATTCACACTGTCAAACTTGGCGGCTTTAATCCAATCCATAACATTAAACAGCAGTTCTTCTGGCTGGACGCGATTCACTGCTAATTGTACTTGGGGATTAAAGTCCTGAATGCCAAAACTAATGCGGTTAAAACCCACTTCGCGGAGAAAGAAAATATAGTCTTGATCTACGTAAGCGGGATTAATTTCAATGGAAATTTCGGCTTGTGGATCAATATTAAAGTTTTCAGTGATGTGTTTCCATAAAAATTTGACTTGTTCGTGATCTAAATAGTTCGGTGTACCACCACCCCAGTGAATTTGTAGGACTTTTCGATCTGAATCAATCAAGTTTGCCATGTTCTTGATTTCTCGCACCAAATGTTCTAAGTAAGGTTTGGCAATATTCTTGTTTTTGGATATGACTGTATTACAGCCGCAGAAGTAGCAAGCTGTTTGACAAAAGGGAATATGGAAATATAAAGACAGAGGTGATTTTCGGTAGTTGGAGGCGGCGATCGCACCGTGAAAATCAGTTACAGTAAATTCGGCGCTTAACTCTGTAGCGGGTGGGTAACTCGTGTATCTGGGTGCAGGATTATCATACTTTTTGATCATCTCCAGATCAAATTTGACACTAGGCAAGACAAAAACCATCAAAACCTCCAAGAAACTGCGACCATCCCGCCTCATGCAGCGCGGCGGAAATCAAATTGCGAATAAAATCTGTATGCTCTCGCTGTTGTATAGTGTAGAGAGTCTCAGCAGTGGGTGATGTGTTGACTCCCACCAAACAGCCTCAATCATCTCAAATGATCGGATTTGTTGGCTTCGGCGATCATTTTTCTCCCACTAAATTATTTAACTATCAATATTTGTATAATTAGAAAGCTATTAAGTTTTCTTTATATTTTTCTGGTTAGGGATTTCCTAGCAATAATTTATCCAGATAAACGTTACTTTATTTGGTGCAGAGTTTTGCAACGTAGCCATCAGGTTTTCAGCCTTTAAAAATGGGGAGGGTTTAATTGGTACAGCCAAAAGAGAGTATTTTGGTGTGTCAAATGTCGTCGGCATCTCAAAACCGCAAAAAATTTTCCGAAATTATTATCCCTTAACGGTATGGTAATTCGGGCAATAAATTTATGAATTAACCCGTCCTAAAGAGGATATAGAATTTCGGGGCTTTTGTTAAAAATTAAATATTCTCAAGAAGTCAGATTTATGTCTCTGCGTGAATACAAACCCGGAAATACTTTCCCTGGT from Nodularia sp. LEGE 06071 includes the following:
- the purH gene encoding bifunctional phosphoribosylaminoimidazolecarboxamide formyltransferase/IMP cyclohydrolase; amino-acid sequence: MARLALLSVSNKTGIVDLARRLVEEFNFDLISSGGTAQTLKDAGLPVTKVSDYTGSPEILGGRVKTLHPRIHGGILARRDIPQHLTDLKNNQIRPIDLVVVNLYPFEETIAKPGVTLSEAVEQIDIGGPAMLRAASKNFAHLTVLCDPAQYEEYLQELRQNQGTASLEFRQKCALKGFSHTASYDQAIAAYLSQSSQEYSISGQQLQSLRYGENPHQAAAWYQTGTTPTGWAAATKLQGKELSYNNLVDLEAARRIIAEFTDTPAATVIKHTNPCGVAVGSTLVEAYQKAFNADSVSAFGGIVALNRPIDAATANELTKTFLECVVAPSCEPEAQEILAAKSKLRILTLADLSSGPQDTVKAIAGGFLVQAADDAIADSSKWEVVTERQPTADELAELLFAWKVCKHVKSNAIVITSDRTTLGVGAGQMNRVGSVKIALEQAGAKAQGAILASDGFFPFDDSVKTAAAAGITAIVQPGGSLRDQDSIKAANELGLVMVLTGVRHFLH
- a CDS encoding GlsB/YeaQ/YmgE family stress response membrane protein, whose product is MNLIAWAILGLLAGAIGKAIYPGSQGGGILSTMILGIIGAFVGGSVFTLLQTGTLQLTAASLSIPGLFVAVIGSIIAIYLWGLFTSRRSV
- the hemN gene encoding oxygen-independent coproporphyrinogen III oxidase, yielding MVFVLPSVKFDLEMIKKYDNPAPRYTSYPPATELSAEFTVTDFHGAIAASNYRKSPLSLYFHIPFCQTACYFCGCNTVISKNKNIAKPYLEHLVREIKNMANLIDSDRKVLQIHWGGGTPNYLDHEQVKFLWKHITENFNIDPQAEISIEINPAYVDQDYIFFLREVGFNRISFGIQDFNPQVQLAVNRVQPEELLFNVMDWIKAAKFDSVNVDLIYGLPHQTLQTFQETVKKTIELDPNRIVVFNFAYVPWMKPAQKNIPQEALPQPQEKLEILKMTIEELTSNKYLFIGMDHFAKDHDELAIAQQNHTLQRNFQGYTTHAGTELLGFGATSISMLNDAYVQNHKQLKDYYRAISADILPISKGIKLSQDDIIRRDVIMCIMSHFHLNKQDIADKYHISFDEYFSHELKALETLAADELVKISTKQIEITDIGRLLVRNIAVIFDNYNQTRDKQFSRAI
- a CDS encoding manganese catalase family protein, translated to MFYHKKDPIHAVNIAEPNPRFAQLLLEQFGGATGELSAALQYWVQSFHVENAGIRDMLQDIAIEEFGHLEMVGKLIEGHTKNVDQTEAYKSTLFAVRGMGPHFLDSQGSAWTASYLNEGGDVVRDLRANIAAEAGARQTYESLIKLATDEGTKNTLVHLLTREISHTQMFMKALDSLGKLTDPFFGNIQPDETVDLYYNLSTNGNGKDERGPWNSEPAFKYIANPLESKS